From one Amaranthus tricolor cultivar Red isolate AtriRed21 chromosome 17, ASM2621246v1, whole genome shotgun sequence genomic stretch:
- the LOC130803824 gene encoding polyphenol oxidase, chloroplastic-like, translating to MVVDKGIWFMNRRRTISHHLLPPDFHFTFFLSSPSSPSPTHHHHHHHHHHHHHHHSVGPSAFAIFTPSPSYQYQYRRTSTNGHSTRTSTGVSSIRPSQSSSQASSRQLDRNKTAPKPKRTTLKAVPKRRTAVKSDVVEFPKTLNSVIETKVKRPKKNRSAIEKEKEEEVLVISFESGMWMGFCKFDVYVNDDGKYDLKGKTQIKDEYAGSFTSLGHKDGEKGMMRNGMGKNIELKLALTNLLDDIGAAEDEAIQVAIVPRIGTESIVITGVE from the exons ATGGTTGTAGATAAGGGTATTTGGTTTATGAATagg CGCCGCACCATCAGTCATCACCTTCTTCCTCCTGACTTTCACTTCACCTTCTTCCTCTCTTCGCCTTCATCACCGTCACCAactcaccatcaccatcaccatcaccatcaccatcaccatcaccatcactcCGTCGGACCATCGGCCTTCGCCATCTTCACTCCATCACCATCGTACCAGTACCAGTACCGTCGTACCAGTACCAATGGACACTCGACCCGTACCAGTACAGGCGTCTCGTCCATAAGACCGTCACAATCTTCTTCCCAGGCGTCCAGCCGTCAACTAG ATCGCAACAAAACAGCTCCGAAGCCTAAGCGTACGACACTAAAGGCGGTACCAAAGCGGCGTACTGCAGTGAAGTCTGATGTTGTTGAGTTTCCGAAGACATTGAATTCAGTGAttgaaacaaaagtaaaaaGACCGAAAAAGAATAGAAGTGCGattgagaaagagaaagaagaggAGGTTTTGGTGATTTCGTTTGAGAGTGGAATGTGGATGGGGTTCTGTAAGTTTGATGTGTATGTGAATGATGATGGTAAGTATGATCTAAAAGGGAAGACTCAGATTAAGGATGAGTATGCAGGGAGTTTTACTAGTTTGGGTCATAAAGATGGCGAAAAAGGGATGATGAGAAACGGAATGGGGAAGAACATAGAGCTGAAATTGGCACTTACTAATTTGTTGGATGATATTGGTGCGGCGGAAGATGAAGCCATACAGGTGGCCATTGTACCCAGAATTGGGACTGAATCTATTGTTATTACTGGTGTTGAATAG
- the LOC130803562 gene encoding uncharacterized protein LOC130803562, translating to MGSGFEPVPISSQKHDPAWKHCEMYKDGERVQLKCIYCAKIFRGGGIHRIKEHLACQKGNASACDRVPPDVRQAMQESLEVAVVKKKRKQKLVDEITTTSINPSCTEEIDGFGNDCCTNSDDHLIVNPIGIEPNPTMVIPREEGRVIRVSGKRKRGRPPKNGLVSMVSNGALVPVSDSHGVNEMQVSLKRVNSQTQLAIGRFLYDIGVPLDSVNSVYFQPMLDAIALEGTGVVGPSHHDLRGWILKTAVNDVKSDMEYCARTWGRTGCSILVEECNIRKEKEFTVINFLVYCPQGTMFLKSVDVTNIMDSTEAMYDYIKEVVEEVGPKDVVQVITPNEERYASIGKTLTDNYPTLYWAPCAAHSIMLMLEDFEKFEWINVVLEQCKSITRFIYNHTIVLNMMRRYTFGVDLVVPDLNPSVTNFTTVKRMIDLKHNLQALVTSQEWVDSYYSKKEGALAILDLISDHSFWSSCNLVLHLTNPILRLLSIVRGKKKPAMGYVYAGLYRAKEAMKREFRKNAEYLTYWNVIDQRWDRHQQLPLYAAGFYLNPTFFYSIDGDLPGTIVSGMFDCIERLVPDTKTQDKIIKELNLYKTASGDFGRQMSIRARESLLPSEWWSTCGVACPNLSHLAVHILGQCCSLIHCKTDLIPLEQLHNTVNSLEHQRLSDQVFTQYNLRLRQMAQKSKEHDNTDPLSVDNHASVSEWIARKDLCSDDHGSSDWMAIELPSPSKMRLKSSMDEVEELSDGFDDYEIFGGAKDDDESLADNIEGSCFLSDHE from the exons ATGGGTAGTGGATTTGAGCCAGTGCCAATTAGTTCACAAAAACATGACCCAGCTTGGAAGCATTGTGAAATGTATAAGGATGGGGAAAGGGTACAATTAAAATGTATATATTGTGCAAAAATTTTTAGGGGTGGTGGCATTCATAGGATTAAAGAACATTTAGCTTGTCAAAAGGGTAATGCATCTGCTTGTGATCGGGTTCCGCCCGATGTTAGGCAAGCTATGCAAGAAAGTTTAGAGGTTGCAGTGGTTAAGAAGAAGAGGAAACAAAAACTTGTTGATGAAATTACTACGACGAGTATTAATCCGTCGTGCACTGAGGAAATTGATGGTTTTGGTAATGATTGTTGTACTAATTCTGATGATCATTTGATTGTGAATCCTATTGGTATTGAGCCTAATCCGACAATGGTGATCCCTCGAGAGGAAGGGAGGGTTATTCGGGTGTCAGGGAAGAGGAAGCGGGGGAGACCTCCTAAGAATGGATTGGTTTCGATGGTTAGTAATGGTGCTTTGGTTCCTGTTAGTGATAGTCATGGTGTGAATGAGATGCAGGTTTCATTGAAGAGGGTGAACTCACAAACTCAATTAGCTATAGGACGATTCTTGTATGATATTGGGGTTCCTTTGGATTCTGTTAATTCTGTGTATTTTCAGCCGATGCTTGATGCTATTGCTTTAGAGGGGACAGGAGTTGTGGGGCCATCACATCATGATCTTCGAGGTTGGATTTTGAAGACTGCAGTGAATGATGTGAAGTCCGATATGGAGTATTGTGCGAGGACATGGGGACGCACTGGCTGTTCTATTTTGGTGGAGGAGTGCAACATAAGGAAGGAAAAGGAATTCACAGTCATAAACTTTCTGGTTTACTGTCCTCAAGGCACAATGTTCTTGAAATCAGTTGATGTGACCAATATAATGGACTCAACTGAAGCTATGTACGATTATATCAAGGAAGTAGTCGAAGAAGTTGGACCGAAAGATGTAGTGCAAGTGATCACACCCAATGAAGAACGCTATGCATCTATCGGAAAAACACTCACCGACAATTATCCTACCTTGTATTGGGCTCCTTGTGCGGCTCATTCAATTATGCTGATGCTCGAGGATTTTGAGAAGTTTGAATGGATTAATGTTGTTTTAGAGCAATGTAAGTCGATAACAAGGTTTATTTACAATCATACTATTGTTCTAAACATGATGAGGAGATATACGTTTGGCGTAGATTTAGTGGTGCCCGATCTTAATCCTTCAGTTACCAACTTCACAACAGTGAAGCGAATGATAGACTTGAAACACAATTTGCAAGCTCTAGTTACGTCACAGGAGTGGGTCGATTCCTATTATTCTAAGAAGGAAGGAGCATTGGCTATATTGGATCTTATAAGTGACCACTCTTTCTGGTCGTCCTGCAACCTGGTTTTGCATCTAACTAATCCAATTTTACGACTTTTAAGCATCGTTAGAGGTAAGAAGAAACCCGCCATGGGATATGTGTATGCAGGCTTATACCGTGCTAAAGAGGCCATGAAAAGGGAGTTTAGAAAGAATGCTGAGTATCTGACTTATTGGAATGTTATTGATCAGAGGTGGGACCGGCATCAACAGTTACCCCTTTATGCGGCTGGTTTTTACCTCAATCCAACATTCTTTTACAGCATTGACGGGGATTTGCCAGGGACAATTGTTTCGGGGATGTTCGATTGCATAGAGAGATTAGTTCCTGATACCAAAACTCAGGATAAAATTATCAAGGAGCTCAACTTATATAAAACAGCTTCTGGGGATTTTGGACGGCAGATGTCGATTCGAGCCAGAGAGAGCCTTCTACCTT CTGAGTGGTGGTCGACATGTGGAGTTGCCTGCCCAAACCTTTCACATTTAGCTGTCCACATTCTTGGTCAGTGTTGCAGTTTAATACATTGTAAAACCGATCTCATTCCGCTTGAGCAATTGCACAACACTGTCAACAGTCTAGAACATCAACGTCTCAGTGATCAGGTCTTCACTCAGTATAATCTACGACTGAGACAAAT GGCTCAGAAGAGCAAAGAACATGATAATACAGACCCGTTATCAGTGGACAACCATGCTAGTGTTTCTGAATGGATAGCTAGGAAAGATTTATGCTCAGATGACCATGGAAGTTCCGATTGGATGGCAATCGAGCTGCCTTCCCCTAGCAAAATGCGTTTAAAATCTTCAATGGACGAAGTTGAAGAACTGAGTGATG GTTTTGACGATTACGAAATCTTCGGTGGAGCGAAGGATGACGATGAGTCTCTTGCCGACAACATAGAAG GGTCATGTTTCTTATCTGATCATGAATAA
- the LOC130803561 gene encoding transcription factor MYBC1-like, protein MEDRSELKWQGWEMGLPSPEDLIPSSQSLISPELALAFGISQEKIFHSGIDLNHVMHDDCSTIFPREETFDSLNLRLFPGRSDSSKLRRGDFFSSDETNSSSKDENGDDNVVNRAVKKPRLVWSTKLHKKFVDVIGVLGIDKAVPKTIMESMDVEGLTRENVASHLQKYRLHLKKKNDGVSNEGHTMSKQDSNLLECDGFGALEKQHQMPHQEQSEQQSMHCNALSLMPMSKPMPMVPVGYGYGYGQLGLPGSSSAAHGYCGLESGAYSMFWNQQRG, encoded by the coding sequence ATGGAAGATCGATCTGAGCTAAAATGGCAAGGATGGGAAATGGGTTTACCATCACCTGAAGATCTAATTCCATCATCACAGTCTTTGATCTCTCCTGAATTAGCTTTAGCATTTGGTATAAGCCAAGAAAAAATTTTTCATTCTGGAATTGATCTCAATCATGTTATGCATGATGACTGTTCGACGATATTCCCCAGAGAAGAAACTTTTGATTCTTTGAATTTGAGATTGTTTCCTGGTAGAAGTGATTCCAGTAAGTTGAGAAGGGGTGATTTTTTTTCATCTGATGAGACAAATTCAAGCTCTAAAGATGAAAATGGTGATGATAATGTTGTTAATCGGGCTGTAAAAAAACCCAGATTAGTTTGGTCAACTAAACTTCACAAGAAATTTGTTGATGTAATTGGGGTTTTGGGGATTGATAAAGCTGTTCCTAAAACAATCATGGAGTCTATGGATGTGGAAGGACTGACTAGAGAAAATGTTGCTAGTCATTTACAGAAGTATAGATTACATTTGAAGAAAAAGAATGATGGGGTTTCAAATGAAGGTCATACAATGTCGAAACAAGACTCGAATTTGCTGGAATGTGATGGGTTCGGAGCCTTGGAAAAGCAGCATCAAATGCCACACCAAGAGCAGTCAGAACAACAGTCAATGCATTGTAATGCACTGTCTTTGATGCCAATGTCAAAGCCAATGCCAATGGTGCCGGTTGGTTATGGTTATGGTTATGGACAATTGGGATTGCCTGGGTCTAGTTCTGCTGCTCATGGGTATTGTGGACTTGAATCTGGGGCTTACAGCATGTTCTGGAATCAACAGAGAGGTTGA
- the LOC130803563 gene encoding L-type lectin-domain containing receptor kinase S.4-like, giving the protein MISHHKTNVLISSSFNLFWVFLIFLTNPNLCQSQELFFDGFKDDGNNLTLNGNAKILNNGILQLTNDTSRLLGHAFYPNPIRVKTSNNGKALSFSTVFAFALIPEFRTLGGHGFAFTLAPNKDLPGALPSQYLGLLNSSDNGNLTNHIFAVEFDEVQDFEFKDINDNHVGININSMISNASVPAVYYVDGNSTAQNITMKSGKTILCWIDYDAEKHQINVSLSLSNDKPNRSMLSYNVDLSPYLDEFMYVGFSGSTGLLASSHYIMGWSFNVNGKVTALDLASLPRVPKPKKESFGLILGCSIGSVIGFFLFLGLVVYLVWLYKNRDIIESWELDVGPHRYPYHELKQATKGFKEKQLLGFGGFGKVYKGTLPNSNIEVAVKRISHESKQGLQEFVAEISSIGRLRHRNLVQLLGWCRRKGDLMLVYDYMPNGSLDKYLFNEPKMILSWAQRFDIIKGVASGLLYLHEGWEQTVIHRDIKAGNVLLDADFNGRLGDFGLAKLYEHGANPSTTRVVGTLGYLAPELTRTGKPTPSSDVFAFGALIFEVACGRRPIEPKASSEKMFLVDWVWDIWKVGALFDVLDPKLKGDYNEIEAGIVLKLGLMCSAEAPDSRPSMRQVVRYLDGEATLPEELERLGGNIGNRSNQSCQKDDGGTGEFEDFVP; this is encoded by the coding sequence ATGATTTCACATCATAAAACCAATGTTTTAATCTCCTCAAGTTTCAATCTTTTCTGGGTTTTTCTCATCTTCCTTACAAACCCAAATCTTTGTCAAAGCCAAGAACTTTTCTTCGATGGATTCAAAGATGATGGTAACAACCTAACCCTAAATGGGAATGCCAAGATTCTTAACAATGGCATCTTACAATTAACAAATGATACATCTAGGCTTCTTGGTCATGCCTTCTACCCAAACCCCATTAGAGTAAAAACCTCAAATAATGGGAAAGCTTTATCTTTTTCAACAGTTTTTGCTTTTGCCCTTATACCTGAGTTTCGTACTTTAGGTGGGCATGGATTTGCTTTTACACTTGCCCCAAATAAAGACCTCCCTGGTGCCCTACCAAGTCAATATCTTGGTCTTCTCAATTCATCTGATAATGGGAATCTCACAAATCACATATTTGCTGTTGAATTTGATGAAGTTCAAGATTTTGAATTCAAAGATATTAATGATAATCATGTTGGGATTAATATTAATAGTATGATTTCTAATGCTTCTGTTCCTGCAGTTTATTATGTTGATGGGAATTCAACAGCCCAGAATATTACAATGAAAAGTGGTAAAACAATTTTGTGTTGGATTGATTATGATGCAGAAAAACATCAGATTAATGTAAGTCTTTCACTTTCTAATGATAAACCAAATAGAAGTATGTTGTCTTATAATGTAGACCTTTCACCTTATTTGGATGAGTTTATGTATGTTGGGTTTTCTGGGTCTACTGGTTTACTTGCTAGCTCACATTACATAATGGGTTGGAGTTTTAATGTTAATGGGAAAGTTACCGCTCTTGATTTGGCATCTCTCCCTAGGGTTCCAAAGCCAAAAAAGGAAAGTTTTGGGTTGATTTTGGGGTGTTCAATTGGATCAGTTATTgggttttttctatttttaggattagTTGTTTATCTTGTATGGTTGTATAAGAATAGGGATATAATTGAGTCATGGGAACTTGATGTTGGTCCTCATAGATACCCTTATCATGAGCTTAAACAAGCTACCAAGGGTTTTAAGGAAAAACAGCTTCTTGGGTTTGGTGGATTTGGGAAGGTTTATAAAGGTACACTTCCAAATTCCAATATTGAAGTTGCTGTTAAGAGAATTTCCCATGAATCTAAGCAAGGGTTGCAGGAATTTGTGGCTGAAATTTCAAGTATTGGGCGGCTACGCCACCGGAATTTAGTCCAATTGTTAGGGTGGTGTAGGCGTAAGGGAGATTTGATGCTTGTTTATGATTATATGCCTAATGGTAGTTTAGATAAATACTTGTTTAATGAGCCTAAAATGATTTTGAGTTGGGCTCAAAGATTTGATATTATTAAAGGGGTTGCCTCTGGATTGCTTTATTTGCATGAAGGTTGGGAGCAAACTGTGATACATCGAGATATTAAGGCCGGAAATGTATTACTTGATGCTGATTTTAATGGTAGATTGGGTGATTTTGGGCTAGCTAAGCTATATGAACACGGGGCTAACCCGAGCACTACTAGGGTGGTGGGAACACTTGGGTATTTAGCGCCTGAGCTAACACGAACAGGGAAGCCTACACCGAGCTCAGATGTGTTCGCTTTTGGCGCTTTGATATTTGAGGTGGCTTGTGGGAGGCGGCCTATCGAGCCCAAGGCATCATCTGAAAAAATGTTTTTAGTTGATTGGGTTTGGGATATTTGGAAAGTGGGTGCTTTATTTGATGTATTGGATCCTAAGTTGAAGGGTGATTACAATGAGATTGAGGCTGGGATAGTTTTGAAATTGGGTTTGATGTGCTCAGCTGAAGCGCCTGATTCCCGACCATCGATGAGGCAGGTTGTGAGGTATTTAGATGGAGAGGCTACATTACCGGAAGAACTGGAGCGTCTTGGTGGGAATATCGGGAATAGGAGCAACCAAAGCTGCCAGAAAGATGATGGCGGTACTGGAGAATTCGAGGATTTTGTACCTTAA